The following proteins are encoded in a genomic region of Cryptomeria japonica chromosome 11, Sugi_1.0, whole genome shotgun sequence:
- the LOC131068342 gene encoding uncharacterized protein LOC131068342: protein MVLESWFNRLGSHVSNTFKTAVKMAAGAKNGKSEKSKAGVMGVLGFEVANLMSKLVQLWQSLSDREIARLRTDVITLPGVRKVVSNDERFLLGLACAEKLENLTLLAGAVARLGRKCKDPALQGFEHVFDDLLCNNIDFKVLMFSVKEMDVKIKKLEKYISTTTNLYQELEVLADLEQSLKRLQSGEEGSRIKDNSLHSIQQKLSWQRQETKYLREISLWNRTYDAVVGLLARVVFTTYGRIRFSFGDLCFPGPSNNFNFNFPVASLDTSFPRSLSVSASGMAYASEKREIRFSSGPLERGPVDMNPGRRLGPVDMNPGRRLGPVLNRTGSNKVWQDRERHSFVGSLQSFVAENSNRLMTWGSGSPARHSKESNPSLIDGNHPWAKQQDSSNGESPIVFSSSRKVAPNLSSFNVSMNGYHKESDAGGHLANGFHPVSTSDSSNQNNTLKLFIGAKSRLLNAPASTLGGAALALHYANVIIVIEKLVRFPHLIGPDARDDLYQMLPTSLRMALRSRLRSCTKNITPTMYNAALAADWSDALDRILDWLAPLAHNMIRWQSERNFEQQHLVPRTNVLLLQTLYFANQVKTELAITELLVGLNYICRYEQEIRANALMECSNHDYDEYLEWQI from the coding sequence ATGGTTTTGGAGTCATGGTTTAACCGCCTGGGAAGCCATGTGAGCAACACGTTCAAGACAGCGGTGAAGATGGCGGCGGGGGCCAAAAATGGTAAATCTGAAAAGAGTAAGGCGGGAGTGATGGGCGTGCTGGGCTTCGAGGTCGCCAATTTGATGTCCAAGCTGGTGCAGCTGTGGCAGTCTCTCAGTGATCGTGAAATTGCACGTCTCCGGACAGATGTTATAACGCTGCCGGGCGTTCGAAAAGTTGTGTCGAATGATGAAAGGTTTCTGCTAGGGCTTGCCTGTGCTGAGAAGCTGGAAAATTTGACGCTTTTGGCCGGTGCCGTAGCTAGACTCGGGAGGAAATGTAAAGACCCGGCTTTGCAAGGGTTTGAGCATGTTTTCGATGACTTGTTGTGCAATAATATCGATTTTAAGGTTCTGATGTTTTCTGTAAAGGAAATGGATGTCAAAATTAAGAAATTGGAGAAGTATATTTCTACTACAACGAATCTTTATCAGGAGTTGGAGGTTCTCGCCGATCTGGAGCAGAGCTTGAAACGGTTGCAGAGTGGGGAAGAGGGATCCAGGATTAAAGATAATAGCTTGCATTCTATTCAGCAGAAGCTGAGCTGGCAGCGCCAGGAGACCAAGTATTTGAGAGAGATTTCGTTATGGAATCGAACTTATGATGCAGTTGTGGGGCTTTTGGCAAGGGTTGTGTTTACAACTTATGGCAGAATTAGGTTTAGTTTTGGAGATCTGTGTTTTCCAGGTCCAAGTaataatttcaattttaattttccagTGGCCTCGCTCGACACTTCCTTTCCTCGCAGCCTTTCGGTGTCTGCATCGGGGATGGCTTATGCATCTGAGAAGAGGGAAATTAGGTTTTCTTCGGGGCCTCTGGAGAGAGGCCCTGTTGACATGAATCCAGGAAGAAGATTGGGCCCTGTTGACATGAATCCAGGAAGAAGATTGGGCCCTGTTTTGAACCGCACTGGATCCAATAAGGTGTGGCAGGACAGGGAGCGGCATAGTTTTGTAGGCAGTTTGCagtcttttgttgctgagaatagTAATAGGTTAATGACATGGGGATCCGGTAGCCCGGCAAGGCACTCCAAGGAATCAAACCCCAGTTTGATCGATGGAAACCATCCATGGGCCAAGCAGCAGGATTCCTCAAATGGTGAGTCGCCAATTGTATTTTCATCCAGTCGTAAAGTAGCTCCAAATCTTAGCTCTTTCAATGTAAGTATGAATGGCTATCATAAAGAATCAGATGCTGGAGGGCATTTAGCAAATGGTTTTCACCCTGTTTCTACTTCTGACTCCTCCAACCAGAATAATACTCTTAAGTTGTTTATTGGTGCTAAGAGTAGATTACTGAATGCACCAGCTTCAACTCTTGGTGGTGCTGCTCTTGCCCTGCATTATGCCAATGTTATCATTGTTATTGAGAAGTTAGTGCGGTTTCCACACTTGATTGGTCCCGATGCTAGAGATGATCTCTATCAGATGTTGCCAACTAGTTTAAGGATGGCTCTCAGGTCTAGACTTAGGTCTTGCACAAAAAATATAACTCCCACAATGTACAATGCCGCTCTTGCAGCTGATTGGAGTGATGCACTGGATAGAATTCTGGATTGGCTGGCTCCCTTGGCACACAACATGATAAGGTGGCAGTCTGAACGCAATTTTGAGCAACAGCACCTGGTTCCAAGAACCAATGTTCTTTTGCTTCAGACGCTATACTTTGCTAATCAGGTGAAGACAGAATTAGCAATTACAGAGCTTCTTGTTGGTTTAAACTACATTTGCAGATACGAGCAGGAAATTAGAGCAAATGCTTTGATGGAGTGCTCAAATCATGACTACGACGAGTACTTAGAGTGGCAGATATGA